A section of the Styela clava chromosome 9, kaStyClav1.hap1.2, whole genome shotgun sequence genome encodes:
- the LOC144427129 gene encoding uncharacterized protein LOC144427129 yields the protein MDFVEILFFLSLICGFLAELKVPPGACVSKIVDGKLIQVGDCKKNDGSDILKLIQKSLDEKNNAGNECGVIYKSKCFRAVVYNEWNVTFNVAESICKSMNNGKPANIYDLAHYQKLLPYLRSLIPLGGFINPWTGMEYKDNQLFLSNGIPITIATEVWRPDYRISDASRTNVAVYVRRDLDDNDQGIFNYSPSTVFLGVICEI from the exons ATGGACTTCGTGGAAATACTTTTCTTTCTCTCTCTCATCTGTGGATTTCTTGCAGAGCTAAAAGTACCGC CTGGAGCCTGCGTTTCCAAGATCGTGGATGGGAAACTCATTCAAGTTGGAGATTGCAAG AAAAACGATGGATCCG ATATCCTCAAACTGATCCAAAAGAGTCTTGATGAAAAGAATAATGCTggaa ATGAATGTGGCGTTATATACAAGTCAAAATGCTTCCGGGCAGTTGTGTATAATGAGTGGAACGTGACCTTCAACGTTGCTGAATCAATTTGCAAATCAATGAACAACGGAAAACCCGCAAATATTTACGACCTCGCTCATTACCAGAAGCTGCTACCTTATCTACGTTCACTGATCCCTCTTGGTGGATTCATTAACCCCTGGACTGGGATGGAATATAAG GACAATCAGCTTTTCCTGTCCAATGGAATTCCAATCACTATAGCAACAGAAGTGTGGCGGCCCGATTATCGGATATCCGATGCATCGCGCACAAACGTTGCTGTTTATGTCAGAAGAGATCTGGACGATAACGATCAGggaatttttaattattcacCATCCACGGTATTCCTCGGTGTCAtatgtgaaatataa